One genomic region from Quercus robur chromosome 4, dhQueRobu3.1, whole genome shotgun sequence encodes:
- the LOC126720936 gene encoding protein ACTIVITY OF BC1 COMPLEX KINASE 7, chloroplastic yields the protein MAAILASHSCYCHNMESINQGRALHNLSFSSSISAHKASKFDRSTHNPPRTDKFYKFDVKMKQKESVPSKLVTNGRAVKMVPASEVKKRKTPSTNKVDVVNGSRQVVNGANLVRRQSTQSLVKTPRVRDSKELPLVEELKVLPSDEGFSWANERYNSVQRSIDVWSFVLSLRVRVLFDNAKWAYLGGFTEDKQKKRRQKTASWLRECVLQLGPTFIKLGQLSSTRSDLFPSEFVDELAKLQDKVPAFSPVKARSFIESELGAPINILFKEFEDQPIAAASLGQVHRAILHNGEKVVVKVQRPGLKKLFDIDLRNLKLIAEYFQRSETFGGPSRDWIGIYEECSTILYQEIDYINEGKNADRFRRDFRNIKWVRVPLVYWDYTASKVLTLEYLPGIKINRLDMLDSRGYNRSRISSRGIEAYLIQILKTGFFHADPHPGNLAIDVDEAIIYYDFGMMGEIKSFTRERLLELFYAVYEKDAKKVIKSLIDLEALQPTGDMSSVRRSVQFFLDNLLSQTPDQQQTLAAIGEDLFAIAQDQPFRFPSTFTFVIRAFSTLEGIGYVLDPDFSFVKIAAPYAQELLDIRQKQRSGTQLVEEIRKQADDARTYTMSMPYRVQRIEEFVKQLESGDLKLRVRVLESERAARKATVLQMATMYTVLGGTLVNLGVTFSSQGSQLIANGSFIGAGVFMAFLVRSMQRVKKLDKFEKMI from the exons ATGGCGGCAATACTGGCTTCTCACAGCTGTTATTGCCACAATATGGAGTCAATAAATCAAGGAAGAGCACTACACAACCTCAGTTTCTCAAGCTCAATTTCTGCTCATAAAGCTTCAAAGTTTGACAGATCAACACATAATCCACCTAGGACTGATAAGTTTTACAAGTTTGATgtgaaaatgaaacaaaaagaatcaGTACCCTCAAAATTAGTTACCAATGGGCGAGCTGTTAAAATGGTACCAGCTAgtgaagtaaagaaaagaaagactcCATCCACTAATAAAGTAGATGTAGTAAATGGTTCAAGGCAAGTTGTTAATGGAGCAAATCTAGTTAGAAGACAATCTACTCAATCCCTTGTAAAAACCCCAAGAGTTAGGGATTCCAAAGAACTCCCACTGGTGGAGGAGCTGAAGGTTTTGCCCTCAGATGAAGGTTTCAGTTGGGCAAATGAAAGGTATAATTCGGTGCAAAGGAGTATAGATGTTTGGTCTTTTGTTCTATCTTTGCGTGTCCGTGTTTTGTTTGACAATGCAAAATGGGCATATTTGGGAGGCTTCACAGAAGATAAGCAG aaaaaaagaaggcaaaAGACTGCCTCATGGCTAAGGGAGTGTGTGCTGCAGCTTGGTCCAACTTTTATTAAACTTGGACAATTGTCTTCAACAAGGTCAGATCTATTCCCAAGTGAATTTGTGGATGAGCTTGCAAAGTTGCAG GATAAGGTCCCTGCCTTCTCTCCAGTGAAAGCAAGAAGCTTCATTGAGAGTGAGCTTGGAGCTCCCATCAACATATTGTTTAAGGAGTTTGAGGACCAGCCAATTGCTGCTGCTAGTCTTGGTCAG GTCCATCGGGCTATCCTTCATAATGGAGAGAAAGTAGTGGTGAAAGTTCAGAGACCTGGTCTCAAGAAGCTTTTTGACATTGACTTAC GAAATCTAAAGCTAATTGCAGAGTATTTTCAGAGAAGTGAAACTTTTGGTGGTCCATCAAGAGATTGGATCGGCATATATGAAGAATGTTCCAC GATTTTGTATCAAGAAATTGATTACATAAATGAAGGGAAGAATGCAGATAGATTCCGCCGAGATTTTCGAAATATAAAGTGGGTCCGAGTACCA CTGGTTTATTGGGATTATACTGCCTCAAAGGTGTTGACCTTGGAGTACTTACCAG GGATTAAGATAAATCGGCTAGATATGCTAGATTCACGGGGTTATAATCGGTCACGAATATCATCACGTGGTATTGAGGCTTACTTAATTCAG atACTAAAAACTGGTTTCTTTCACGCTGATCCTCATCCTGGAAATCTTGCTATCGATGTGGATGAAGCAATCATCTACTATGATTTTGGTATGATGGGAGAAATAAAATCTTTCACCCGGGAGAGACTGCTTGAACTTTTCTATGCAGTTTATGAGAAAGATGCAAAGAAG GTGATAAAAAGCCTTATAGATCTTGAAGCACTCCAGCCCACAGGAGACATGTCGTCG GTTAGGAGATCTGTGCAGTTTTTCTTGGATAATTTGTTAAGCCAAACACCAGATCAGCAGCAGACTTTGGCTGCAATTGGGGAG GATTTATTTGCAATAGCACAAGATCAGCCATTTCGATTTCCATCCACCTTTACCTTTGTCATAAGAGCATTTTCAACCCTtgaag GTATAGGATATGTCCTTGATCCAGATTTTTCCTTTGTAAAGATTGCTGCGCCATATGCACAG GAGCTTTTGGATATAAGACAGAAGCAGCGGTCTGGGACACAACTTGTGGAGGAAATTAGGAAGCAAGCTGATGAT GCCAGAACATATACCATGTCCATGCCATACAGAGTTCAGCGGATAGAGGAATTTGTGAAACAGCTTGAGTCAGGGGACTTGAAACTCCGAGTCCGGGTGCTTGAG TCCGAAAGAGCAGCTCGAAAAGCAACCGTACTACAAATGGCAACTATGTATACAGTGTTGGGAGGCACCCTTGTAAATCTTGGGGTCACTTTCAGCAGTCAAGGTAGTCAATTGATTGCAAATGGATCATTCATTGGTGCAG GAGTTTTTATGGCATTTCTTGTTAGGTCCATGCAAAGGGTGAAGAAGCTTGATAAATTTGAGAAGATGATATAG
- the LOC126721604 gene encoding pentatricopeptide repeat-containing protein At5g61990, mitochondrial-like, translating into KITIIKKTKKKKKVKKPQTLSPNATHFASFFLLFPPNAESSELHSLLFNLNNIMWRLKRTNTNLLSTQHKHSITKPGPVSLRPVDYSTSQIHDTVREITTILTHNNWQLLLDSSDLPTKLNPDVIRSFMLQNRVVDPTRLLSFFLWSEHKMGTFQNLDILSLLLVSLCNFKLYEPANEILERMIRICKSSCDVLGAINVCYRKCDVGSKSNAFVFDMLVGSYRKMGFIDEAVNVFMGLKNVGVMPSMLCCNSLLRELLKVNKMEMFQKVCDRMSEMKIAFDVYTYVIVINAHFKAGNVNEAKRVFSEMGGKGCIPNLVTYNVVIHGLCRAQRVDEAIEMKKSMVKKGLGPDCYTYVTLVNGYCMEKRLREAKLVLSEMRDMGLRPDLIGYNALIDGFVKQGDVEEALRIKNEMVTHGIQIDRVLYNTLLNGLCRAGKMEKAREVMNELIRTDIGLDSRIYSWLIEGYCREHDMIRAFELLDELKKRNLAPTKVTYSVIINGLCQYGNLQQANTVLGEMITRGLKPNAIIYTALISAHTKESRFEEARRMLERMKECGIIPDVFCYNSLIIGLCKAKKMKEARTYLAEMLDRGLEPNAYIYGAFIFGYSESGEMQMADRYYSEMLGHGVVPNDVMYRALIDGHCKEGNITEAFSKFRFMLAQGFLPDVKTYCVLIIGLSRNGKMEEALGIFSELSEKGLVPDVFTYNSLMTGFCKQGDVEKAFQLHEEMCKKGINPNIVTYNVLIGGLQKAGDIEKANELFSSILDRGLTPNGVTYARIIDGYCKSGNVNKALQLFDEMPLRGIPPDSFVYNVLLSGCCEEGKLEKAQELFLDMLHKGFATSLSFNTLIDRFCKSKKLPEVSNLLEKMLEKRVMPDHVTYTTLIDRHCKARNMEEARKLFLEMHAKGLVPTTRTYSSLLHGYNSIGKGSEVFSLFEEMVAKGIKPDKITFYELIDAHCKEGNLMEALRLRDELNKMGMSMKFGAYNALVQALCTKEEFSEALTLLDEMGERGHRLSFATCKTIACGFQRVGNMEKAAAVLECMLGYGWVSNSVSLTDLLGHNEHGWKPEESNKLLNQMA; encoded by the coding sequence aaaataacaataataaaaaagacaaaaaaaaagaagaaggtaaaaAAACCCCAAACCCTGTCTCCAAACGCAACGCATTTTGCCTCTTTCTTTCTCCTGTTTCCTCCGAATGCAGAGAGTTCAGAGCTTCACTCACTCCTCTTCAACCTCAACAACATCATGTGGAGACTCAAACGCACAAACACCAATCTTCTCTCAACCCAACACAAACATTCAATCACCAAACCCGGACCCGTTTCTCTCAGACCCGTGGACTATTCCACCTCACAAATCCATGACACTGTCCGAGAAATCACCACCATTCTCACCCACAACAATTGGCAGCTCCTCTTAGACTCCTCCGACTTGCCCACCAAGCTAAACCCAGATGTGATCCGCTCCTTTATGCTCCAGAACCGGGTTGTTGACCCGACCCGACTCCTCAGCTTCTTCCTCTGGTCCGAACACAAAATGGGTACCTTTCAGAATTTGGATATCTTATCTCTACTTCTTGTTTCTCTTTGCAACTTTAAGCTTTATGAACCTGCAAATGAGATTTTGGAGCGTATGATAAGAATTTGTAAGTCTTCTTGTGATGTTTTGGGTGCTATTAATGTTTGTTATAGAAAATGTGATGTTGGGTCTAAATCTAATGCTTTTGTGTTTGATATGTTAGTTGGTAGTTATAGGAAAATGGGTTTTATAGATGAGGCTGTTAATGTGTTCATGGGTTTGAAAAATGTTGGAGTTATGCCTAGTATGTTGTGTTGTAATTCATTGTTGAGAGAGTTGTTGAAGGTGAATAAGATGGAGATGTTTCAGAAGGTTTGTGATAGAATGTCGGAGATGAAGATTGCTTTTGATGTGTATACTTATGTTATTGTTATCAATGCCCACTTTAAGGCTGGGAATGTTAATGAGGCGAAGAGGGTGTTTTCGGAAATGGGTGGAAAGGGTTGCATCCCGAATTTGGTTACTTACAATGTGGTTATTCATGGTTTGTGTAGAGCACAGCGTGTTGACGAAGCTATTGAGATGAAGAAGTCTATGGTTAAGAAGGGGTTGGGCCCTGATTGTTATACTTATGTGACTCTTGTCAATGGGTATTGTATGGAAAAGAGATTAAGAGAGGCGAAGTTGGTTTTGTCGGAAATGAGAGATATGGGATTGAGGCCTGATTTGATTGGGTATAATGCTTTGATTGATGGGTTTGTGAAACAAGGTGATGTAGAAGAGGCTTTGAGAATCAAGAATGAAATGGTTACTCATGGCATTCAGATAGATCGGGTCTTATATAACACGCTTCTTAATGGGCTTTGCAGGGCTGGTAAGATGGAGAAGGCAAGGGAAGTCATGAATGAATTGATAAGGACTGACATAGGACTTGATTCAAGAATTTACAGTTGGTTGATTGAGGGTTACTGTCGGGAGCATGATATGATTCGTGCTTTTGAATTGCTTGATGagttgaagaagaggaacttGGCACCCACAAAGGTAACTTACAGTGTAATAATTAATGGGCTTTGTCAGTATGGAAATCTCCAACAGGCCAATACTGTACTGGGGGAAATGATTACAAGGGGTTTGAAGCCAAATGCCATTATCTATACAGCACTAATTTCAGCACACACTAAGGAAAGTAGATTTGAAGAAGCAAGAAGAATGTTGGAGAGGATGAAAGAGTGTGGGATTATTCCTGATGTATTTTGCTACAACTCTCTCATAATAGGACTTTGTAAAGCTAAGAAGATGAAAGAAGCAAGGACTTACTTGGCAGAAATGTTGGACAGAGGATTAGAGCCAAATGCATATATTTATGGAGCTTTCATCTTTGGTTATAGTGAGTCTGGGGAGATGCAGATGGCTGATAGGTACTACAGTGAGATGCTAGGTCATGGTGTAGTACCTAATGATGTAATGTATAGAGCCTTGATTGATGGGCATTGCAAGGAGGGGAACATAACAGAAGCCTTCTCAAAATTCAGATTTATGCTGGCGCAAGGTTTTCTACCAGATGTTAAAACTTACTGTGTGCTTATCATTGGTCTCTCAAGGAATGGAAAAATGGAAGAAGCTCTTGGGATCTTCTCAGAGCTTAGTGAGAAGGGTTTGGTTCCTGATGTTTTCACTTACAACTCTCTCATGACTGGTTTCTGCAAGCAGGGTGATGTAGAGAAGGCTTTTCAACTTCACGAAGAGATGTGCAAAAAAGGCATAAATCCAAACATTGTTACTTATAATGTCTTAATTGGTGGGCTACAAAAGGCAGGTGACATTGAAAAGGCTAATGAGTTATTTTCTAGCATCTTGGATAGAGGCTTGACTCCCAACGGTGTGACATATGCTAGAATCATTGATGGTTATTGCAAATCCGGTAATGTAAATAAAGCATTACAATTATTTGATGAAATGCCCTTAAGAGGTATCCCTCCGGATAGTTTTGTGTACAATGTCCTTCTCAGTGGATGCTGTGAAGAAGGAAAATTGGAGAAAGCTCAGGAACTATTTCTAGATATGCTGCATAAGGGCTTTGCTACTAGTCTCTCTTTCAACACTTTGATTGATAGGTTCTGCAAGAGTAAAAAGCTACCAGAAGTAAGTAATTTGTTGGAGAAAATGTTAGAAAAGCGGGTCATGCCTGACCACGTTACCTACACAACTCTGATTGATCGGCATTGTAAGGCTCGGAATATGGAGGAAGCAAGAAAGCTCTTCTTGGAAATGCATGCAAAGGGTCTAGTACCAACCACCAGAACTTACTCGTCACTTCTTCATGGCTACAACTCAATAGGAAAAGGATCTGAGGTTTTCTCTCTATTTGAAGAGATGGTAGCCAAGGGGATTAAGCCTGACAAGATCACCTTCTATGAATTAATTGATGCTCACTGTAAAGAAGGGAACTTGATGGAAGCGTTGAGGTTGAGGGACGAGTTAAATAAGATGGGTATGTCCATGAAGTTTGGCGCATACAATGCTCTAGTACAAGCGTTATGTACAAAAGAAGAATTTTCGGAAGCATTAACTTTACTTGACGAAATGGGAGAGCGAGGGCATAGGCTCAGCTTTGCTACATGTAAAACCATAGCTTGTGGTTTTCAAAGAGTTGGCAATATGGAGAAAGCTGCAGCAGTTTTGGAGTGCATGCTGGGGTACGGATGGGTTTCAAATTCTGTGAGCTTAACTGACTTGCTAGGTCATAATGAACATGGTTGGAAGCCTGAGGAGTCCAACAAGCTCCTAAATCAAATGGCATAG